From a single Alloactinosynnema sp. L-07 genomic region:
- a CDS encoding GDSL-type esterase/lipase family protein, which yields MDCPWPAGNPCQRYYNRDGRDVLADRIAALPPKITQVIADIRARAPHAKILVVGYLRILPPHTGCWPSMPFAAGDTAYFDATERNLNNTIKQATNTTRAHFVDPYAFSLNHDACQPPAQRWVEPLSPASPAAPIHPNAAGMRLTAALTWLTTHLTR from the coding sequence ATGGACTGTCCGTGGCCTGCAGGCAACCCCTGCCAGCGCTACTACAACCGCGACGGCCGCGACGTCCTGGCCGACCGCATCGCCGCCTTACCCCCCAAGATCACCCAGGTCATCGCCGACATCCGCGCCCGCGCCCCCCACGCCAAGATCCTGGTCGTCGGCTACCTGAGGATCCTGCCCCCGCACACCGGTTGCTGGCCCAGCATGCCCTTCGCCGCAGGCGACACCGCCTACTTCGACGCCACCGAACGCAACCTCAACAACACCATCAAACAAGCCACCAACACCACCCGCGCCCACTTCGTGGACCCCTACGCCTTCTCCCTCAACCACGACGCTTGCCAACCACCCGCCCAACGCTGGGTAGAACCACTGAGCCCTGCCTCCCCCGCGGCACCCATCCACCCCAACGCCGCAGGCATGCGATTAACCGCAGCCCTGACCTGGCTCACCACCCACCTAACCCGCTGA